In Achromobacter spanius, the following proteins share a genomic window:
- the ribD gene encoding bifunctional diaminohydroxyphosphoribosylaminopyrimidine deaminase/5-amino-6-(5-phosphoribosylamino)uracil reductase RibD gives MTTPSDSDDIFWMRRALAQAESVLYTTAPNPRVGCVIVRDGRVLGEGATQPPGGPHAEIRALRDAQARNETVEGATLYVTLEPCSHFGRTPPCVDAVLAARPARVVVAIGDPNPLVNGQGLARLRAAGIAVTTGVCAEEALAINAGFISRMSRDLPWVWMKMAASLDGRSALHNGMSQWITGPEARADGHRWRARSCVVLTGMGTVLKDDPLLNVRDVDTPRQPRRAVVDGLFGIPENARLFDGGPVIVFTAREDAAKAARLADKNVQVVVLPGPTPGRVDLVGMMQWFAQAQFNEVHVEAGAGLSGALVAAGCVDELLLYLAPVLLGDAAGMVRLPMLEHLDAARRYAFIDSAQVGADFRLRARVEGTWRALMQRVALPPVAS, from the coding sequence ATGACGACCCCAAGCGATTCCGACGATATCTTCTGGATGCGGCGCGCCCTGGCGCAGGCCGAAAGCGTGCTCTACACCACCGCGCCCAACCCCCGCGTAGGGTGTGTGATCGTGCGCGACGGCCGTGTGTTGGGCGAAGGGGCGACCCAACCGCCGGGCGGCCCTCATGCCGAAATCCGCGCATTGCGCGACGCCCAGGCGCGCAACGAGACGGTCGAGGGGGCCACCCTGTATGTCACGTTGGAGCCTTGCAGCCACTTCGGGCGCACGCCGCCATGCGTGGACGCGGTGCTGGCGGCCCGGCCGGCGCGCGTGGTCGTGGCCATCGGCGACCCGAATCCGCTGGTCAACGGCCAAGGGCTTGCCCGCTTGCGCGCGGCAGGCATCGCGGTAACCACGGGCGTCTGCGCCGAAGAAGCGTTGGCCATCAATGCGGGTTTCATCTCGCGCATGAGCCGAGACCTGCCCTGGGTCTGGATGAAGATGGCCGCGTCGCTGGATGGCCGCAGCGCCTTGCATAACGGCATGTCCCAATGGATCACCGGCCCGGAAGCCCGTGCGGATGGCCATCGTTGGCGAGCGCGTAGCTGCGTGGTGCTGACTGGCATGGGCACCGTGCTGAAGGATGATCCACTGCTGAACGTGCGCGACGTGGATACGCCGCGCCAGCCGCGTAGGGCGGTGGTGGACGGCCTGTTCGGTATTCCCGAAAACGCCCGCCTGTTCGACGGCGGGCCCGTTATCGTCTTCACCGCGCGCGAAGACGCCGCCAAAGCGGCGCGCCTGGCGGACAAGAATGTGCAAGTGGTGGTGTTGCCGGGCCCGACGCCAGGGCGTGTGGACCTTGTCGGCATGATGCAGTGGTTCGCGCAGGCCCAGTTCAACGAGGTCCATGTCGAGGCCGGCGCGGGCTTGAGCGGCGCGCTGGTGGCGGCGGGTTGCGTGGATGAGTTGCTGTTGTATCTGGCGCCTGTGCTGCTTGGCGATGCGGCGGGCATGGTGCGCTTGCCGATGCTTGAGCATCTGGACGCCGCGCGGCGTTACGCATTCATCGATAGCGCACAAGTGGGCGCGGATTTTCGCCTGCGCGCGCGGGTGGAAGGCACGTGGCGCGCACTTATGCAGCGCGTGGCGCTGCCGCCGGTTGCGTCGTGA
- the glyA gene encoding serine hydroxymethyltransferase — protein sequence MFDRNLTLSKADPDVWAAIQKEDVRQEQHIELIASENYASPAVMQAQGTQLTNKYAEGYPGKRYYGGCEYVDVVEQLAIDRLKQIFGAEAANVQPNSGSQANQGVYMAVLKPGDTVLGMSLAEGGHLTHGASVNASGKLYNFISYGLDENEVLNYAQVEQLAKEHKPKLIVAGASAYALHIDFERMARIARENGALFMVDIAHYAGLVAGGAYPNPVPHADFVTSTTHKSLRGPRGGVIMMKAEHEKIINSAIFPGIQGGPLMHVIAGKAVAFKEALEPSFKDYAQQVVKNAKVLADTLVKRGLRIVSGRTESHVMLVDLRAKGITGKEAEAVLGQAHITVNKNAIPNDPEKPFVTSGIRLGTPAMTTRGFTEAEAELTANLIADVLDNPRDEANIAAVRARVNELTSRLPVYSKQ from the coding sequence ATGTTTGACCGCAACCTCACCTTGTCCAAGGCTGACCCGGACGTTTGGGCCGCCATCCAGAAGGAAGACGTACGCCAAGAGCAGCACATCGAGCTGATCGCTTCGGAGAACTACGCCAGCCCGGCCGTCATGCAAGCCCAGGGCACGCAGCTCACGAACAAGTACGCCGAAGGCTACCCGGGCAAGCGCTACTACGGCGGTTGCGAGTACGTGGATGTGGTTGAACAACTGGCCATCGATCGCCTGAAGCAGATCTTCGGCGCCGAAGCCGCCAACGTGCAGCCCAACTCGGGTTCGCAAGCCAACCAGGGCGTGTACATGGCCGTGCTGAAGCCGGGCGACACCGTGCTGGGCATGAGCCTGGCCGAAGGCGGCCACCTGACGCACGGCGCGTCGGTCAACGCTTCGGGCAAGCTGTACAACTTCATCTCGTACGGCCTGGACGAAAACGAAGTCCTGAACTACGCGCAAGTCGAACAACTGGCCAAGGAACACAAGCCCAAGCTGATCGTGGCTGGCGCATCGGCCTATGCCCTGCACATCGATTTCGAGCGCATGGCCCGCATCGCGCGTGAAAACGGCGCGCTGTTCATGGTCGACATCGCCCACTACGCAGGCCTGGTCGCCGGCGGCGCCTACCCCAATCCGGTTCCGCACGCCGACTTCGTCACGTCGACCACGCACAAGTCGCTGCGCGGCCCGCGCGGCGGCGTCATCATGATGAAGGCCGAGCACGAAAAGATCATCAATTCGGCCATCTTCCCGGGCATTCAAGGCGGCCCGCTGATGCACGTGATCGCCGGCAAGGCCGTGGCGTTCAAGGAAGCCCTGGAACCCAGCTTCAAGGACTACGCGCAGCAAGTGGTCAAAAACGCCAAGGTCTTGGCTGACACGCTGGTCAAGCGCGGCCTGCGCATCGTCTCCGGCCGCACCGAAAGCCACGTCATGCTGGTTGACCTGCGCGCCAAGGGCATCACGGGCAAGGAAGCGGAAGCGGTGCTGGGCCAGGCCCACATCACGGTCAACAAGAACGCCATCCCGAACGATCCGGAAAAGCCCTTCGTGACCAGCGGCATCCGCCTGGGCACGCCGGCCATGACCACGCGCGGCTTCACCGAAGCCGAGGCCGAACTCACCGCCAACCTGATCGCCGACGTGCTGGACAACCCGCGCGACGAGGCCAACATCGCCGCCGTGCGCGCCCGCGTCAATGAACTGACCTCGCGCCTGCCGGTCTATAGCAAGCAATAA
- a CDS encoding YbhB/YbcL family Raf kinase inhibitor-like protein: protein MELSSLSFSDHESIPERYAFGKIDAQSHVALADNYNPQFSWDDVPAGTQSFALICHDPDVPSRPDDVNQEGREVPADLPRVDFFHWVLVDLPADLRDIDEGAFSNGITPRGKGGPLAPMDARQGINSYSSWFANDHDMSGDYFGYDGPCPPWNDSIVHRYVFTLYALDVSSLNLNGSFTGEDALRAMQKHVLAQASVTGTYTLNPRLAPKQIGATSAS, encoded by the coding sequence TCGGCAAGATCGATGCGCAATCGCACGTCGCGCTGGCAGATAACTACAACCCGCAGTTCTCCTGGGACGACGTCCCGGCGGGAACGCAGTCGTTCGCGTTGATCTGCCATGATCCGGACGTGCCGTCGCGGCCCGATGACGTCAACCAGGAAGGCCGCGAAGTGCCTGCCGACCTGCCTCGCGTGGATTTCTTCCATTGGGTGCTGGTGGATCTGCCGGCTGATCTGCGGGACATCGACGAAGGCGCCTTCTCCAATGGGATCACGCCGCGCGGAAAAGGCGGCCCGCTGGCGCCGATGGATGCCCGCCAGGGCATCAACTCGTATTCCTCGTGGTTCGCCAACGACCACGACATGAGCGGCGATTACTTCGGCTATGACGGCCCGTGCCCGCCCTGGAACGATTCCATCGTGCACCGCTACGTGTTCACCCTATATGCGCTGGACGTCAGCAGCCTGAACCTGAACGGCTCGTTCACGGGCGAAGACGCGCTGCGCGCCATGCAGAAACACGTGTTGGCCCAGGCTTCCGTCACGGGCACCTACACGCTGAACCCCCGGCTGGCGCCCAAGCAGATCGGCGCGACCTCCGCCTCGTAA
- a CDS encoding cysteine hydrolase family protein, with product MKQALIVIDVQESFRHRPFWDEAEYPAFLDKIQGLIDSASAQDIPVLQVFHKSPSDDATNPFSLASGYVRTLEELRISPTAVFHKTVHSSLYAQGADGTTLHDWLRENGIEGIIVSGIRTEQCCETTARHASDAGFKVVFPTDATLTFAMQSPSGKHYTPAEIRDHTELVLNGRFARVTRAADALAG from the coding sequence ATGAAGCAAGCACTGATCGTCATCGACGTACAAGAGTCCTTCCGTCACCGTCCGTTTTGGGACGAAGCCGAATATCCCGCATTTCTGGACAAGATCCAGGGCTTGATCGATTCGGCCAGCGCCCAGGATATTCCAGTGCTTCAGGTGTTCCACAAAAGCCCGTCCGACGATGCCACCAACCCGTTTTCACTGGCCTCGGGGTATGTCAGGACGCTTGAAGAATTACGGATCTCCCCTACCGCCGTGTTCCACAAAACCGTGCATTCGTCGCTGTATGCACAGGGTGCGGACGGCACAACGCTGCACGACTGGCTGCGCGAAAACGGCATCGAGGGCATCATCGTCAGCGGTATTCGTACCGAACAGTGCTGCGAAACGACCGCGCGCCACGCCAGCGACGCCGGCTTCAAAGTGGTGTTCCCAACGGATGCCACGCTGACTTTCGCCATGCAAAGCCCGTCGGGCAAGCACTACACGCCCGCCGAAATTCGGGACCACACCGAGCTGGTGCTGAACGGTCGCTTTGCCCGCGTCACGCGCGCCGCCGACGCATTGGCTGGCTGA
- the nrdR gene encoding transcriptional regulator NrdR, whose translation MRCPFCGHAETQVVDSRVSEEGDAIRRRRRCLSCDKRFTTYERVELAMPSIVKRNGSRSDYDPVKLRASLSLALRKRPVSTEDVDAAVARIEEQLLASGLREVPSEHIGELVMNELRKLDKVAYVRFASVYKSFEDIGEFVEAIREMQGPLLPGKLRKE comes from the coding sequence ATGCGGTGTCCATTTTGCGGCCATGCCGAAACGCAGGTTGTCGACAGCCGGGTCTCGGAAGAGGGCGATGCCATTCGTCGCCGCCGCCGTTGCCTGTCCTGCGACAAGCGCTTCACCACCTATGAACGGGTTGAGCTCGCCATGCCTTCCATCGTGAAGCGCAACGGCAGCCGCAGCGACTACGACCCCGTCAAGTTGCGCGCCAGCCTGAGCCTGGCGCTGCGCAAGCGCCCCGTCAGCACCGAGGACGTGGATGCCGCGGTCGCGCGCATCGAAGAGCAGTTGCTGGCCAGCGGGCTGCGTGAAGTGCCGTCTGAGCATATCGGCGAGCTTGTCATGAACGAACTGCGCAAGCTCGACAAGGTGGCTTACGTGCGCTTTGCGTCCGTCTACAAGAGCTTCGAAGACATCGGCGAATTCGTCGAGGCTATCCGCGAGATGCAAGGCCCGCTGCTGCCGGGCAAGCTGCGCAAGGAATAA
- a CDS encoding GlxA family transcriptional regulator — translation MIPVYFILTRGIVLLDLAGPAEAFRVAEKLCPGTFEQHFCGPTPEVESGLPGLNLARIRPLPTALPANALVIISGVVGKHTRLDSPDAHSIIDWLAVRHPADQFTLMTVCAGALFAASAGLTRQRDCTTHHSCLAQLAGIDPSARVHDNRIFVEDGNLLSSAGITAGIDLALHMVARHCGPRVASEVARDMVVYQRRAGTDTTLSPWLEHRSHMHPGVHRVQDAVIRNPAAPWSAQSLADQAHTSPRHLTRLFREHAGCTPMDYLYQIRVALARDLLRETRLDLERVAEKSGFGSAQHMRRVWRKFQPNTPSLARSAPMQ, via the coding sequence ATGATCCCCGTGTATTTCATCCTGACCCGGGGTATCGTCCTGCTGGACCTGGCGGGGCCCGCCGAGGCGTTCCGCGTCGCCGAAAAGCTATGCCCCGGAACCTTCGAACAACACTTCTGCGGCCCGACGCCTGAAGTGGAAAGCGGCTTGCCGGGATTGAATCTGGCGCGCATCCGGCCGTTACCGACCGCCCTGCCCGCCAACGCGCTTGTCATTATTTCGGGCGTAGTGGGCAAGCACACGCGCCTGGACTCGCCGGATGCGCACAGCATCATCGACTGGCTGGCCGTGCGCCACCCCGCCGACCAGTTCACGCTGATGACGGTGTGCGCGGGCGCGCTGTTCGCCGCCTCCGCCGGGCTGACCCGCCAGCGCGACTGCACCACGCATCATTCCTGCCTGGCGCAGTTGGCCGGCATCGACCCCAGTGCGCGCGTGCACGACAACCGCATCTTCGTCGAAGACGGCAACCTGCTCAGCAGCGCCGGCATTACGGCGGGCATCGACCTGGCGCTGCATATGGTGGCGCGCCATTGCGGGCCGCGTGTGGCCAGCGAGGTGGCGCGCGACATGGTCGTCTACCAGCGGCGCGCGGGCACGGACACCACGCTGTCGCCGTGGCTGGAACACCGCAGCCACATGCACCCCGGCGTACACCGTGTCCAGGACGCGGTGATCCGCAATCCGGCGGCGCCGTGGTCTGCCCAATCGTTGGCGGACCAGGCGCACACCAGCCCGCGCCACCTGACGCGACTGTTTCGTGAGCATGCCGGCTGCACGCCGATGGACTATCTCTATCAGATCCGGGTGGCGCTGGCGCGCGACCTGCTGCGCGAAACGCGATTGGATCTGGAGCGCGTGGCGGAGAAATCCGGTTTCGGATCCGCGCAGCACATGCGCCGGGTCTGGCGCAAGTTCCAGCCCAATACGCCTAGCCTGGCGCGGTCGGCCCCCATGCAATAA